The sequence CACAGAAGTGGTTAAGGTTTGTCTTCAACTGTTCATTCAGATTCATTCAGACAACTGTTTACATTCTAAATCTAAAAAAGAATTAGGCTTTATATTAAAAATACAGATCAATAGATAACCAACGCAAATTTCAAGAAGAAAATCTATTCACGGCTCAATTTGTAGATAAAGATGAAAGAACCAATCCTTCTAAAGCTAATAGAAATAAAGTATCAAAATATCAATTTACCTGCCAATTTCGACAGCATAATCACCACGGATGGTACCAGGAGCAGAGGCTGCTGGGTTGGTGGCTCCGATGATATTACGACCAGTAGAAACAACATTCTTTCCCTCCCAAACCATAGCAACAACAGGGCCAGAAATAATGTAATCAACCAATCCACTGAAGAATGGCTTTGAGGAGAGATCCTCGTAATGCTTCTCAGCAAAAGCACGTTCAACACTAATAAGCTTCAATCCTATTAAAACAAACATACATGCATATAAATCAATAATAGATTCTACAGTAAATATTTGATATTCACAACAATAAGATATGCTTAGATGATTTGTTCATACCCTTCAAGGAGAAACCTTTCTTCTCAAATCTGCAGATGATTTCACCAACCTgaatcaaagtaaaaaaaaaacactgataaacaaaaaaaaaaaaaaccccaaaaactcaaGAGATTAGATTTTGTGATAAGAAACTAACCAATCCTCTTTGTACACCATCGGGCTTGATCATGATAAAGGTTTGCTCCATTGTTGATGTTACTAGTGGTATCTGCTCTTTCAGTCTTTTCTCAGCTCTAGAAATCTCAGTCACTAAAAATTGGTACAAGGGGTGTAAAAGGGGGTTTATATATGCGGATGTAGAAACCCTAGCCCTATTTTCTTGGTCGGGGTTCCTATACTTCCGGTAGTTGTTTTACGAACCCAAGTCCATTCATTATGGTTTGGCACAGTCCACATTCCGTAATAAATTCTGTTCACCCACTTAAGAGCCAGTTAAAAAGATGTGATCCTAGCCGTGTACTGATACGCTCCATGTCTACAATATTGACTGTGAAAATCTGAACGGGTAAAACTTAGTAGTGCCCCTCACGTGCTTGAGACTTGGGTGAATCGATTAATATTCTTTCAACCGTGTGCATAAAGTATCATTCTCGAATCTCACATTCTGGATCCTATTAGGCTTATGAAATAAGCCCGTCTTTTATCAGGCAGGGCCATCTGGGCCAAAAAGAATTTGCAatgagaaaagtgagaaaagtgaCTGTGAGTACTTAGGATCGAATCTGCTGGTTCGAACCGGTCcatctgttgtttttttttgcgAGTGAGTGTCCGGTTCATACACTAATGGATTAGATATGGGTCCCGAGCTAAAAAATCGGTGATCTATATCcgctaatttcttcttcttttttcgatAATAAAATTTTagattaataaaaattaaattgttGACAAGAGTTGTGGAGGTAGTGCGTTGAGAAGGTCGGTATCTCAGATTATTAGATCTTAAaacatcaaacaacatatttggtGGAGGAAAAAGCAATGTCATATGTTGCATTTGAATTGATCCTGGAAGCTACTACAACAGCAACCTGATTTGCCTTTTTTCCAACAATACAAAAAGATTAAGTTTTTTCCTTTCACATTCATGCTGGTAGTGATGAGTTTTCATGAATGTCTCTAATTATAGATCTAGTTTTCCAATCTAAATGGAAGTTCTCTCCTTTAATTGCTTTGATGGTATTGATGCAGCTTCTTTCAGTTTGAACGATTATAGTATCCAACTGATGAGACCATGTTGTTGCTTCCAAAGCCGCTTGCACCTCCACTTCATCCTGACTTTGCACCCTGCGCTCCAGTTTCTTCACTTTCTTGCACCGACCAATTGAATTTCTTAGAATAAGGTAATGCGTCTAATCTGCTTATGTTTGTCAAATGTGCCAGCAAAGTTAATTTCTGGATTCCCGAAGGGGGGTTTATCCAAATCGGGTCTGGTTCATGAGAATTTGCAGTTATAGCATTGTCTAAAGGTTTCTCTAGGCTAGCATGAGCTTTCTAGTCCATTTCATCTCTTGTGCGGACGTCTTTCAGACTTGGGTTGATTCCTCTAAAAAATTTGTCACATCTTGCCTTCCAAATGTACCAGAGGATAATGCCACATTTAGAGCTCCGTTGTCCTTAGGAGATGTTCCAACCTTAAGGGTTAGTATGTCATTGGAGAATCCAATTCTTCGCAGACAAAGGGAATAAATTGGTGGAAAAGGGATGTTATCGAAGGCAAACCACACACTCCTAGCAAAAGGACAAGTGGAAAATATATGTTCCAAAGACTCATTTGTTGAGAACATAAAGCACAAGTGTTGGAAATACCAATGAAACGTACAAGTCTACTACTAGTAGGAATCgtattttgtaaatatttgaaAACAAATAATTTGACTCTAGGGGATGCATGCATACACCATATATTTTCCTATTAAATAGGTTCATTATAATCAAATCTCTTAATAGAATAAATAAGACTTTTTGTGTTAAATGCACCAGAAATAGTGGGACTTCATTTATGTGTATCCCTGCTTGTGCTATTAATATGTATGTTATGGCATTAACAATTTGAGGGTCAAATATGGAATTGAGTAGATGGATGTTCCATTCAGAAGAGACTTGAAGGATTAAGTCCTTATCTAAGACCTCAAGAAAGTTTGGATTTCTAAATGGGAGCACTATTTAAATGGATGGGATCTATCTATCCTCCCAAATGTGAATAATTTCTCCATTTCCGACTCCCCGTGTACAATGAGTCTTGATATGCTCTAATCAATAGTCTAAGAAAAGGTGGTGTGTATGTATCTTGCTCAAAGAGCGATTAAGATCAACCGGAATTATGGACGGTCGAGATCATGGTCGGCCCCCTAAACTGACCTTGGTTCTAGCAGACAATGGCAGGCTTTTAATTTATGGATCGACCTATATGCAGTTTGGCCAGTCAATCATACGCGCCTCAAATAATCACGTGCAAAGtagtttagaaaaaaaaaattatgtgcaaAGTAGcttagaaaaaagaaaatttgtgTCGGCCCACTAAACCCGACACTCTTCACGGCCGGACCTTATAACCCGTCTATACTCGAGTCTTCTTAAACAATTTCCTAATCTAAGACTGTTTCCTAACAGTTAACCTTTTCGCGATTATCAAATACAAATGAGTTCCATTGAAGTTGTAATTGTTTCCTAATAAACAGAATCCTATAACCTTTTCACGATTGATAAAAAACATTGGGTTTCATTGAAGTTGAGATAACAAAACAGGTTTACATCAGTTTTCTCCACTCCCGTTAATATGAGGTACATAcattaggttttacaaaatatttcagtttggTCTAGACATGTATGTTATTGGTATTCTAATCTCTCTTGATTACAGGCCACCACGCACTCAATCTGAAAATATTGGTAGAAAGCTACCACAATCTCTTCTTCAACATGTATGTCAAATATCAAAACCAAGTTATTATCATGTAAGTGAATACTCATACATACTGGAGTTGAATATTCTACATTTTATATCAATCTTTGTATTAGAATGGTTTTCATCGAAAGAATTCTTGGCAGATAATTGAGGATTCAATCAGCGAGGACTTGATCAGCGATGATTAACAGAACAAGGGTGAACAACAAAACCAATTTGTAGTTCAAAGAAGCAAAGTAGTATTTTATCttacaaataatttttatttatttttaattgtaCAATCATAATTTATGAAACCCTTAACCATAAATTTACAGGAAAGGCTTCGATTAGCTCAACAAGAGAGGCGCCGAAAAGAATCATCCGGAGTGCCAAACACTGAGCCATCTAGAGTAAGAATACTTCATTAATCTAGAGCATAAGTTTATGAAACCTTTTCCACAAAAAATTATTAAATCAATTATATTTACTTTATTAATCTATGATAGAAGTTTTATGAAACCTGTTCCATAAACAATTTACTAATGCAATCATATTTGAATTAACAGGAAAGACTACGATTAATCCAACAAAAGAGATGCAAAGGGGAATCAAATGGACAGCCAAAAAGAGAGCCATCTAGAATAAGATTCGTTAAAGAACTGAAAACAAATACAATTCATAATATTTGTTTCATATATGCTCAATCTAACTAATATATGACAGGCGCGATCCACTGCACAAAAAGCACGTTATCAAAAGCAGAGAGAAAAAGATGAatgcgaaattgggggataaaaaaagtaattgggggatattgattacttccccaacccatggtgtgtactaaggggtgatttttgggtatgaaaatactaaaatacactTTGGTTAATTAAAAAACTTTATGAAAAGACCATTATACCCTTTCTACTAAAACAATAAAATCAAAAGTCAATTTCATATATCCCCCATTTATCTTTCAGTTCCGGCACTGACCTAGggttaggtttttgaaaaaaaaatcttcatcgttcttcatccgttcttcgtcatttaatcgtcgattcaaaaatttcttcgtcgattaacctacctgaatcataaacaatgcctccacgaaagaaaaaaaatgcccaatcgaactcaaaatcgattgctcaacaaaaacaggaacaaagaattgctaagattgctcaagagcaagaagaagaagattcggagaatcaacctctcgcaaccatggcttctgtgagaaggtaagtgattttaaactactttatgagtgtttaaatcgatttatagcaatgggtttaggttagaatcgtgaaccctaactgaaacagttgagtttcagtgagtataggcactgaaatatgtatgaatacatTGTCGTTTTTGTGTTCCGGCATTTAATCTTGGATGAATGCAATGTCGTTTCCAACCCCCAATTCACCTAAAACTGAATCTTTCCTACCggcatagaatttgggtcgaaGTCTATGCCGGTTTTTAGTACCGGCAGTCTTTAATAATAATTTgtgtatgccggtagtggacttaaaacatacgggagagtttatgaatttgtcaccagtaccggcatagatTTTGGGTTGCATTATATGCCGGTTTTGGGTACCGACATTCTTTTGTAAtaattcgagcatgccggtagtggacttaaaacatacaggaaaacttAAGAATTTGTCACCTATACCGGCACAGATTTTAGGTTGATTTGTTTACCGGTACAAAGTTACgacatggaattgatttatttcgagagtGCCGGTAGTAGTCTTTTGATATCCAGGAGAATGACATATGACTACCGGCATTCTCGATAGTCAATGTTCACTGCCGGAACATTTAACCGGCGTGGTTAGTTTAAGTAAGTCAATGCCGGtacaaaaactgaaagtgagttgtctcacattcatttcgtgtgcttatgatataggtcaaaatcCAAGGAAGCtagcaaaagaaaaactaaagatgtggtcactaagagaagaaggaaggacggtcttgatactcctcaatctcccctcctcgagggaaagatgaaggtcgcaaaaagcgtttgggggctgagacaacagggataatttgggagagtggtggtgaccgtagtcgagtTGTAATCCATGAGTacgatgatcaagatgagcaagatgaagaggaaagtgaggatgaagataatgtggttcctccaagtcaattagcaagccaaagagaagttggtgggccaattcaacaaccaacacaag comes from Papaver somniferum cultivar HN1 chromosome 7, ASM357369v1, whole genome shotgun sequence and encodes:
- the LOC113297275 gene encoding nucleoside diphosphate kinase 1, whose translation is MEQTFIMIKPDGVQRGLVGEIICRFEKKGFSLKGLKLISVERAFAEKHYEDLSSKPFFSGLVDYIISGPVVAMVWEGKNVVSTGRNIIGATNPAASAPGTIRGDYAVEIGRNIIHGSDAVESARKEIALWFPDGTVNWQSSLHPWIYEC